From the genome of Papaver somniferum cultivar HN1 chromosome 2, ASM357369v1, whole genome shotgun sequence, one region includes:
- the LOC113349737 gene encoding pollen-specific leucine-rich repeat extensin-like protein 3: protein MKAFISCCFLFLSLITLSFSVQSCFSLTNDEVSFIVNRQLLTFEENGGNLPDDIEYEVDIKEVFANSRLRRAYIGLQAWKKAIYSDPFNTTGNWVGPNVCAYNGVFCSPALDDPNMSVVAGVDINGADIAGHLVVELGLLTDMALFHINTNRFCGIIPESFSKLTLLHEFDVSNNRFVGPFPKVVLSLPELKYLDLRFNEFEGKLPKELFDKELDALFLNDNRFESNLPENFGNSPVSVVVLANNKFTGCIPKSIGNMGNTLEEINLLNNEFSGCFPNEIENLGNVTVFASGSNDFTGIVQKTFCRLKNLEILDFSDNKLTGFIPENLCTLPQLKNFTLSHNFFNGEAPKCVPSKNVDIYFDDADNCLPGRPKQKDAKECAAVVNKPVDCGKSQCGGGSSSSSPTVAPSTPSAPKPTPATSKPAPKPTPSTPKPTPSPKPQPAVPVHPPTTKQSPVTQKRNSPPANSPKPPVKTPPSPVSSTPSPTKSSPVKRPRPPTVNSPPPPVHSPPPPPVHSPPTPVHSPPPPVHSPPPPPVHSPPPPPVHSPPPPPVHSPPPPVHSPPPPVHSPPPPVHSPPPPPVHSPPPPVHSPPPPVHSPPPPVHSPPPPVHSPPPPPVFSPPPPVHSPPPPPVFSPPPPAPVHSPPPPVFPDFILPPNIGFQYSSPPPPMFPGY, encoded by the coding sequence ATGAAGGCATTTAtaagttgttgttttctttttctatctCTAATAACTTTATCTTTCTCAGTACAATCTTGTTTTTCTCTAACAAATGATGAAGTTTCATTCATCGTTAATAGGCAGCTTTTAACTTTCgaagaaaatggtggaaatctaCCAGACGATATTGAATACGAAGTAGATATCAAAGAAGTGTTTGCCAATTCAAGACTTCGCCGAGCTTATATTGGTCTTCAAGCATGGAAAAAAGCTATCTATTCAGACCCATTTAACACAACTGGTAACTGGGTTGGTCCTAATGTGTGTGCTTATAATGGTGTTTTCTGTTCGCCTGCTCTTGATGATCCAAATATGAGCGTCGTCGCTGGTGTTGATATTAATGGAGCTGATATTGCTGGTCACCTTGTTGTTGAATTGGGCTTGTTGACTGATATGGCGTTGTTTCATATCAATACCAACAGGTTTTGTGGGATTATTCCTGAAAGCTTTTCCAAGTTGACACTTCTACATGAATTTGATGTTAGTAATAACCGATTCGTTGGTCCGTTTCCAAAGGTTGTTCTTTCGCTTCCTGAACTTAAATATCTTGACCTTAGGTTCAATGAGTTTGAAGGGAAGTTACCTAAAGAGCTCTTCGACAAGGAGCTAGATGCATTGTTCTTGAACGATAACCGTTTCGAGTCCAACTTGCCAGAGAACTTTGGAAATTCACCTGTTTCGGTTGTTGTTTTGGCTAACAACAAATTCACAGGTTGTATTCCTAAAAGTATTGGAAACATGGGTAACACATTAGAGGAGATTAACTTGCTCAACAATGAATTCTCTGGTTGTTTCCCCAATGAGATTGAGAATTTGGGTAATGTCACGGTATTTGCTTCTGGATCCAATGACTTTACAGGAATTGTTCAGAAGACTTTTTGCAGATTAAAGAATCTTGAAATTTTGGATTTCTCAGACAACAAGTTGACAGGCTTTATTCCTGAGAATTTGTGCACTTTACCACAACTCAAGAATTTTACATTATCACACAATTTCTTTAATGGTGAAGCACCAAAATGTGTTCCATCCAAGAACGTCGACATTTACTTTGATGATGCAGACAATTGTTTGCCTGGAAGACCAAAACAGAAGGACGCAAAGGAATGTGCAGCAGTTGTCAACAAACCAGTGGATTGCGGTAAATCCCAATGTGGTGGTGGCTCatcctcttcttcaccaacagTTGCTCCTTCAACCCCATCAGCACCAAAACCAACACCAGCTACATCAAAACCTGCACCAAAACCAACACCATCTACACCAAAACCAACTCCATCACCAAAACCACAACCAGCTGTTCCGGTTCACCCTCCAACAACTAAGCAAAGCCCAGTCACACAAAAGAGAAACTCACCACCCGCTAACTCTCCTAAACCACCAGTAAAGACACCCCCATCGCCTGTGAGCTCGACACCATCACCCACGAAATCATCCCCGGTGAAAAGGCCTCGGCCTCCAACAGTGAACTCTCCCCCACCACCTGTGCACTCTCCTCCCCCACCACCAGTCCACTCTCCCCCAACACCTGTCCACTCTCCACCTCCACCCGTCCACTCTCCCCCACCACCACCTGTGCACTCTCCCCCACCACCACCTGTGCACTCTCCCCCACCACCACCTGTCCATTCCCCACCACCACCAGTGCACTCTCCCCCACCACCAGTGCACTCTCCTCCACCACCGGTCcactctccaccaccaccaccagtgcACTCTCCTCCTCCACCGGTCCACTCTCCCCCACCACCAGTCCACTCTCCCCCACCACCTGTTCACTCTCCTCCACCACCTGTTCActctccaccaccacctccagtTTTTTCACCCCCGCCTCCAGTACACTCACCCCCGCCCCCGCCTGTTTTCTCACCGCCACCTCCAGCTCCAGTACACTCCCCACCACCACCTGTATTCCCAGACTTCATCCTTCCACCCAACATAGGATTCCAATATTCATCACCTCCTCCACCAATGTTTCCAGGCTACTAA
- the LOC113354246 gene encoding GDSL esterase/lipase At2g23540-like codes for MTMNFMNSTTNVAVIPVIYLLVFLAFTCVCKGDEISGSSFIFGDSLVDAGNNNYLSSLSKADIKPNGIDFKLSNGNPTGRYTNGRTIADIVGEELGQPTYAIPFLSPNATGRAILNGVNYASGGGGILNETGRIFVNRLSMDIQVDYFNITRKQLDGLIGSPKAREFLMKKAIFSVTVGSNDFLNNYLLPLLSIGERLSESPEALINHLISNLRNQLTRLYKLDARKFVVANVGPLGCIPYQKTINQLNADQCVELPNKLALQYNGRLKDLLTELNENLPGSHFLLANVYDLVSDLIVNYAKYGFKTASAACCGNGGQFSGIIPCGPQSTMCRERSKHVFWDPYHPSEAANLIVAKQLIDGNTKIISPMNLRQLRDL; via the exons ATGACTATGAATTTTATGAATTCTACTACCAATGTGGCAGTTATTCCAGTAATTTATTTGCTGGTTTTCTTAGCTTTCACATGCGTTTGTAAAGGTGATGAAATTTCAGGATCTTCATTTATCTTTGGGGATTCACTAGTCGATGCTGGAAATAACAACTATCTGTCAAGTTTATCCAAGGCAGATATCAAGCCAAACGGCATTGATTTTAAGCTAAGCAATGGAAACCCTACAGGCCGATACACCAATGGACGAACAATTGCAGATATTGTTG GGGAAGAACTAGGACAACCAACTTATGCCATTCCATTTTTATCTCCAAATGCCACGGGCAGAGCGATATTAAACGGAGTGAATTATGCTTCAGGAGGAGGAGGAATATTGAACGAAACAGGAAGAATTTTT GTTAATAGGCTTTCAATGGATATTCAGGTCGACTACTTCAATATAACTAGGAAACAGTTGGATGGATTGATAGGTTCACCCAAAGCGAGAGAATTCTTAATGAAAAAGGCCATTTTTTCAGTCACAGTTGGATCTAACGATTTCCTAAACAACTATCTTCTTCCACTTCTGTCCATTGGAGAAAGACTTTCGGAAAGTCCCGAAGCTTTAATTAACCATCTCATCAGCAATCTAAGAAACCAACTAACA AGACTTTACAAACTCGATGCTCGAAAGTTCGTCGTGGCAAATGTTGGTCCACTTGGTTGCATTCCTTATCAAAAAACTATCAACCAACTTAATGCGGATCAATGCGTGGAATTACCAAATAAGTTAGCACTTCAGTACAATGGAAGATTAAAGGATTTACTTACTGAACTTAATGAGAATCTCCCTGGATCCCATTTCTTACTAGCTAACGTTTATGATCTTGTTTCGGACCTCATCGTGAATTACGCCAAATACG GATTCAAAACAGCGAGCGCAGCTTGTTGTGGAAATGGTGGGCAATTTAGTGGGATAATACCGTGTGGACCACAATCTACTATGTGCAGGGAGCGGTCGAAGCATGTCTTCTGGGATCCATATCATCCTAGCGAAGCAGCTAATCTGATCGTCGCCAAACAACTCATCGATGGAAATACCAAAATCATATCTCCCATGAATCTTAGACAACTTAGAGATCTCTAA